The Lactuca sativa cultivar Salinas chromosome 2, Lsat_Salinas_v11, whole genome shotgun sequence genome includes a window with the following:
- the LOC111893885 gene encoding ATP-dependent Clp protease proteolytic subunit, whose translation MELTVVGSTDSRGGGSSSGGGGGDYGGVGERNRVMIHQLAGSFSEVEMGEFILEVGELLKLRETLTRVYVQRTGKPLWVVSKDMEIDVLMSAPQAQAYGIIDLVAVE comes from the exons ATGGAGTTGACAGTGGTGGGGTCAACTGATTCTagaggtggtggtagtagtagtgGTGGCGGCGGTGGCGATTATGGTGGTGTAGGAGAAAGGAACAG GGTAATGATCCATCAACTTGCTGGTTCTTTTTCTGAAGTAGAAATGGGAGAATTCATCCTAGAAGTGGGAGAACTTTTGAAACTACGTGAAACCCTGACAAGGGTTTATGTACAAAGAACGGGCAAACCCCTATGGGTTGTCTCCAAAGACATGGAAATAGATGTTTTAATGTCAGCACCACAGGCCCAAGCTTATGGAATTATTGATCTTGTAGCGGTTGAATGA